The Emys orbicularis isolate rEmyOrb1 chromosome 21 unlocalized genomic scaffold, rEmyOrb1.hap1 SUPER_21_unloc_6, whole genome shotgun sequence genomic interval CCTTAATGGGAGTCTCACATTTCTCCTTTCCCCAACTGAAATGGGGCCTGGCTTTGTGCCCCCACCCCCGTACAATGGTGGGGGGCAAAGTGCCCACGGGGGGGCACTTGGACTGAGACCCCACAAACTCTCCAGCCACAGGCTGTCTGTCATGGGGCCCCTACCCTGCCACCCCACATCTTTGAGGGGAGCTGCTACCCCCTGACCCCATAATGCAGGGTGACCACTGCCCAACCCCTACAGAccaggggggaaccacccccttTCTCTGTCCCCCAAAATATCACCTGGGCTCCCCATCCTCTGCCTCCCCTATTTATAGATATGTACAAACACTGATGGACTataccgcccctccccccatcttgcACAGCTGGGTGAGTGTTGGGGGGGCCAAGATTGTGGGGGGCCCCCATCACAGgatgcagcaggggcagccattggACTCTTTAGTTGTGGGGTGCACAGTAGGAGCAGGGGGGGTCTCAAGCTCCTGGAACCTCCTGCAAGAGAGAAGGGGGGAGACACTTAGGAACGGAGCCCAAACTGGGGGCAGTGCCCCTTCTGGGGTACTGGGAGGGGAACTGCTGTTTTGGGGtatccctgagggagtcaaaccCCATGTTACCACAATAGGGGACATGCCCCATTGCGGGGGGGGGCTGATGGTTCCCCAGGGAATTCACTGAGAGTTAAGGGGGGGCATCAGGGGGGACTGAACCCCCGTTTGGAGGGATCTCACAGGAAGTTTGGTAGGAATCtacccccatggggggggggggacacaaccCGGGGGGGGAAATATCACCCCACAGTGTGGGTCTCCCTGGCGAGACATCCTGCAGCGCACTCTCCCCTATTTTATGGGGTGCCTTGGTCAGAGCCGCCCCCCATACCTGATGGCTCGGACGACCTCATGGAAGGACTCGTCTACGTTGAGGCGGATCTTGGCCGAGGCTTCCATGTAGGGGATGTGATTCTCCTGGGCGAAGGCCAGCGCCTCCTCCTTGGGCACCTGGAGGGGGAGGATTACAAGCAGGTCCTCAATCCATTCGGCTGGTGGGAGCGGGGGACAAGCTGGGCACCTCTCAAAGCCCCAGGGCAGTCgggggacccaggcatccgggcttCAGAAAGCCCATGCCATGAGAGACAGCAGCACTTCCTGTCTGGGCACCCTCCAAGATGGCCACCGACAGAGCGTAAGTGGCCCATGGGGCGGCACTTCCTGTCTGGGCACCGTCCAAGATGGCCGCCGACAGAGCGCGAGTGGCCCATGGGGCGGCACTTCCTGTCTGGGCACCGTCCAAGATGGCCACCGACAGAGCGCGAGTGGCCCACGGGGCGGCACTTCCTGACTGGGCACCGTCCAAGATGGCCGCTGACAGAGCGCGAGTGGCCCACGGGGCGGCACTTCCTGTCTGGGCACCATCCAAGATGGCCGCCGACAGAGAGCGAGTTGCCCATGGGGTGGCACTTCCTGTCTGGGCACCGTCCAAGATGGCCGCCGACAGAGCGCGAGTGGCCCATGGGGCGGCACTTCCTGTCTGGGCACCGTCCAAGATGGCCACCGACAGAGCGCGAGTGGCCCACGGGGCGGCACTTCCTGACTGGGCACCGTCCAAGATGGCCGCTGACAGAGCGCGAGTGGCCCACGGGGCGGCACTTCCTGTCTGGGCACCATCCAAGATGGCCACCGACAGAGCGCGAGTTGCCCATGGGGCGACACTTCCTGTCTGGGCACCGTCCAAGATGGCCACCATGGCTCGAGCCCAGTGGCCCCATCAGGAcaccccagcgtgggcggagcccagagacccctctggccccgccccctctcacCTGGCGCTGCAGGTCCAGGTCGGCCTTGTTGCCCACGAGGATCATGGGAAAGTCGTCCCGGTCTTTGACCCGCAGGATCTGGGTGTGGAACTTGCTGATCTCGGTGAAGCTGCAGGGGGACGAGATGGAAagcggatggggggggggctgttggaGGGGGGGTCCTCGCCGGTgggggggggccaggaggctgtgGTTGGGCAGCAGGGATCTGAGGGTGGGGGGCTGCCGTGGCcaggccgccggggggagaggtggggggatcATGGGCAGGGTACAGGGTGGCTGCCGTAGTGGGGAGGGGTCTCAGTGTCGGGGGGCCTTACCTGCCGCGGTCATTGATGGCGTAGATGAGAAGGAAGCCCTCCCCCGTGCGCATGTACTGCTCCCGCATGGCCCCAAACTCCTCCTGCCCGGCCGTGTCCAGGACTGTGGGGCAGAGACGGGGGGTAGGGGAGGGTTAACTTTCCCACACCCTGAGGGCCAGGGCTCCTAGCCCTCCCGTCCCctagctggggagagaacccaggagtcctggctcccagcccccctgctctcaccactggatcccactcgcctcccagagccagggagagaacccaggagtcctggctcccagctcctcccccctgttGCCCACCCATAGAACTTCCTCCCACCTCTGCAGCCTCCCCCATAGCAGGGGCAGGTGGGTCCCTGGGCGAGGCCcctctgctctggctggggcagggctcccccGAAGTGGGGTGcaagccagcccccctcccccccccccccccgcgacacACTCACTGTCCAGCCGGGTCGCAGTCCCATCGATGGTGCAAATCTTCGTGTAGGAGTCCTCGATTGTGGGGTCATAGTCTGAGACAAAGtatgactgggggagggggaaggggggggttaCAGCCCCTattagaacccaggcgtccgggatcttcccccccccccccccccccgctatgaccactggaccccactgagctctgaggagagaacccaggagtcctggctcccagccccccctgctctaaccactacaccccacacccctcccagagccagggacagaacccaggagtccgggctcccag includes:
- the RRAS gene encoding ras-related protein R-Ras; this encodes MAPKEPGAPQEKYKLVVVGGGGVGKSALTIQFIQSYFVSDYDPTIEDSYTKICTIDGTATRLDILDTAGQEEFGAMREQYMRTGEGFLLIYAINDRGSFTEISKFHTQILRVKDRDDFPMILVGNKADLDLQRQVPKEEALAFAQENHIPYMEASAKIRLNVDESFHEVVRAIRRFQELETPPAPTVHPTTKESNGCPCCIL